Genomic window (Microthrixaceae bacterium):
ATGTCGGCCTGACCTGACTGGATCAGCAGGTCGGCCATCATGATCGAGTTGATACCGGACAGGCAGACCTTGTTGATCGTCGTTGCCGGAACCGTCATCGGAATTCCCGCGGCCACGGCGGCCTGGCGGGCGGTCATCTGGCCGGCCCCGCCGAGGAGCACCTGGCCCATGAAGACGTAATCGACCTGTTCGCCCGAGATCCCTGCGCGCTCGAGCGCGGCCTTGATGGCGAGTCCGCCGAGGTCGCTGCCGCTGAAGTTCGCGAGCCCGCCCGAGAGCTTGCCGATCGGGGTACGAGCCCCGCTGATAATCACCGATCCGGCCATATAGAGTCCCCTTGGTCGTGGATGGTTGTGATCGGTCGATGTTACCGGTCGGTAACCGGCCTCTGCCAACGCCGACCGGCGGCCGGGTCCGGTCTGGGCAAGAGGTATCGTCAGTCGTTATCGTCTTGCGCCATGTCGATGCAACACATCCTCGAAGCCATCCAGAACGGTGCCTCGGGCGAGGAACTCGCCGCGCTGCCTCTCCCAGAGTCCTATCGGGCGGCGTATGTGCTGCGCGACGAACAGACGATGTGGGACGGCGTCGAGTCCGAGGATAAGGACCCCCGTCAGTCGCTTCACGTGGGTGAGGTCGCCACGCCGGAGATCGCGCCGGACGAGGTGTACATCGCGGTCATGGCCTCGTCGATCAACTTCAACACGGTGTGGACCTCGATCTTCGAACCCCTGCCGACCTTCCTCTTCCTCGACCGGCTGGGTAAGGAATCGGTCTGGGGTGCGCGCCACGCTCAGGACTTCCACGTCGTCGGTTCCGATGCGTCGGCAGTGGTGTTGCGTGTTGGCTCCGCGGTGCGCAACTGGAAACCGGGCGACCACGTCACGGTGCACTGCAACTACCTCGACGACCAGGATCCGTCCGCACACAACGATTCGATGCTGGCGGCGAATCAGCGCATCTGGGGATTCGAGACGAACTACGGCGGCCTCGCGGACCTGTCGATCGTGAAGGCCAATCAGCTCATGCCGAAGCCGGCCCACCTGTCGTGGGAGGAAGCGGCGGTGAACGCGTTGTGCGCATCGACGTCCTACCGCATGCTCGTCGGCGATCACGCCGGACGCATGAAGCAGGGCGACAACGTGTTCATCTGGGGAGCGACCGGCGGTATTGGTGCCTATGCGGCACAGCTCGTCCTCAACGGCGGGGGAACCCCGGTTGGCGTCGTGTCCTCGGAGAATCGGGTGAAGCTCCTGAACGCGATGGGCGTCGAGCATGCGATCGACCGTCGCGAGGAGAACTACCAGTTCTGGAGCGACGAGCACACCCAGGACGAAAGTGAATGGCGCCGCCTGGGCAAGAAGGTCCGTTCGCTCATCGGCGATGATCCCGACATCGTGTTCGAGCATCCGGGCCGCTCGACGATGGGCGCCTCGGTGTTCATCACCAAGCGCGGCGGCAAGATCGTCACCTGCGCGGCGACTTCCGGCTACATGCTCGAGTTCGACAACCGCCACCTGTGGATGAAGCTGAAGAGCATCATCTCCAGCCATTTCGCGAACTACCAGGAAGCCTGGAACATGAACCAGCTCATCTCTCAGGGTCGTATCCAGCCCGTGATGAGCGAGGTGTTCTCACTCGACCAGGTCGGCGAGGCCGCCCTCAAAGTCCACCGCAACCAGGCCGAAGGCAAACTGGGTGTGCTGTGCCTGGCTCCGGAGGCCGGCCAGGGCATCACCGACCCGGAGTTCCGCGAGCAGGTCGGTGAGGATCGCATCACGTTGTTTGCCCGCCACGCCCGCGGCGAGCTGTAACGACCGGCGGCCAGGAGCCGCCGGTTTCAACCGAATGCGTCGATGAGGATCGACGCGACCCTCGTGACCGCCCAGATCGTCAACACGAGGATCGGAAGTGCGGCATACAAGCACGCCACGAGCGCAACGCCACGGCCGGCGTTGCGCTCGGCGTGCCAGCGGGTGTCGACGAGGCCCGCCCAACAAAGGCCGACGGCGGCCAACCAGATGGCCCCGCACACGACGAGGGCGATGGTGTTCGAGGTGGCGGAATCGGACCAGGCGAAAAGTCGCTCGAGCGGATCGCTCGCCCAGTCGAAATCGTCGTGGCGTCGATTGCCGAAGTCGAACGACAGGTCGGGCTCATCGGGGCGACCGAATGTCCAGGCTGTCGCGACCGACAGCAGGGCTTGGCCAATGACCGAACAGACGATGGCGGCGATATGGGCGATGTAGGACACGGGTCGTTCCACGATGACCCGTGTGGCCGTGAGCGAATCGGCGATACTGCGGTGCCCGGGCAACAAGATGAGCACGGCCGAGGCCACGATCACGACACCACCGGCGATGGCCACCCCTTGGATCACCCGGTCGAGCCACCCAGCCGGGCCGATCACCCATGAGAACAGCACGAGGATCAACACGATCGCCGAGGAATGGGAGACCCAGGCCCGTAGGTGAAACTGCCGCTGGCTGACGACCGCACCGTAGTGATGCGACACGATGCGTATCCCGACCTGGCGCATCCCGAGGGTCGCACCATTGCGCCACGCTGGCACGACGAGCACCAGGTGCACCGACGCCGCGATCCACATCGCCGCGAGAGCTGCGATGAACCGCGCGATCCAGATCGACGGTTCACAGTCGGCGGGCGCGTCTGACGTCGCGCAGCCTCCCAGTGTCGAGGTCATGATTGCGTCGATGAACGCGATGCCCAGAAGTCCCAACGCGATGCAGTAAGCGAGAACGGTTGCATCGATTCCGAAGGCGACCAGGCGTCGTCCGATCCGTCCGGTGCGCAGCAACGTGACGTCTGACCCGTCTGGCCGCTCGCCGATCGCGGTCATCGTTTCCATGGTTCGGGGACCCTCCTGTCCTCGGTCGGATCGTACCCACTTTGGCGCCGATGACCAGGACTGGGTTCTCGCATGGTCGCTGCGGCATCGGTCGTGGAACACTGGAGGCATGATTCTGACCGAGATTGATCACGTGGCCATTGCCGTCAACGACCTCGAGGCGGCGATCGAGTACTACCGCAGCGCATTCGGCGCCGAGGTGCATCACCGCGAGATCGTCGACTCCGACGGTGTCGAGGAGGCCCTGGTCAAAGTGGCCGATTCGTACATCCAGCTCACCGCGGCAACCCGCCCGGATTCGCCCATCGCCAAGTCGATCGAAAAACGCGGCGAAGGCCTCCACCACATCGGGTACCGCGTGGACGACTGCCAGGCCGCGCTCGACGCGATGGTCGCCGCGGGCGCGACCCCGATCGACAAGGCCCCACGCCCCGGCAGCCGTGGCACCACGGTGGCGTTCATCCACCCGAAGGGCAGCTTCGGGACGCTCATCGAACTCGTGCAGGAAAACTGATCGTCGGCCTCTCTTGAGGGCTTGCGGTCGACGCCTTGGCGTGCGGCGTCCGAGCCGTTCGAGTTGTCACCGTCGAGTTGTGGCAGGGTTCTTCCATGCAGGTCCACCTTGTCGATGGCACGTATGAGCTCTTTCGGTACTTCTATGCGCCGGGTGGCGGCAAGCACCTGAACGACGTCGGTGAAGAGGTTGGTGCGGTTCGCAGCGTGCTGCGCTCGGTCACCGCGTTGCTGGAGGACGGGGCCACCCACGTCGGGGTGGCCACCGACCATGTGATCGAGAGTTTCCGCAACGAGCTCTATGCCGGCTACAAGGACGGATCGGGAATCGACCCGGTGCTGTTCGGGCAATTCCCGCTCCTCGAGGCGGCGCTGGAGGCGGCCGGGTGCACGGTCTGGGCAATGGTGGAGTTCGAGGCCGACGACGCGCTCGGCGCGGCGGCCGCGGTCGCCGCGGCGGACCCCGACGTCACCCGCGCGTTGATCTGCACCCCCGACAAGGATCTGGCGCAATGCGTCGTCGACCCGAAGGTGGCGCAGTTCGATCGCCGGGCAGGCGTTATCCGCGACGAGGCGGCAGTGTTGGAGAAATTCGGGGTGATGCCAGCGTCGATTCCGGATTGGCTCGGGCTGGTCGGCGACACCGCAGACGGCTTTCCCGGTCTCGCCGGTTGGGGCGCGAAGTCGGCAGCGGCGGTGTTGCGACGCTACGAGCACATCGAGAACATTCCCCTCGCCCCGGGGCAGTGGGACATCACCGTTCGCGGATCACAGAAGCTGTGCTCCGTACTCGCCGAGCATCTCGACGACGCACTGCTGTTCCGAACGATCGCCACGATCCGGCTGGATGTTCCTGTCGGAACTCCGGCGCAATGGCGTTGGAGCGGGGTCGGTTCCGGGTTCGACGAAATGTGCGATCGTCTCGACGCCCACGACGTGCACCGCCGACTCACGAAGCTCGCCGGGCAGCGCTTCGGCTGAGGCGGGTTCGCGACCTGGGGCAACGGCTGGGGGTCAACGATCGAACTCTCCGTTGGAGAACAGGTGCGCCAACTCGATCGGCACCGGCGCGTCGAGTTGGTCGTAACGGCACTGATCGGGCGCCTTGTCGGGTCGCCAACGAAGGAACTTCGCCGGATGTCGAAGCCGACCGGCGGTAAGACCCTGATAACCGATCTCCGCGACGAGTTCGCAGCGAAGCGGCACCCATGATTGGTCGCGCTGTTGGTTCCAACGGTTGGGTGCGCCCGGCATGCGTCCAGACGTCGCATGCGCCTCGGCCTCGCCCCATTCGGCCCATGGGTGGCCATCGAGTCCGCCGTCGACGAATGGGGCCAACTCGTCGAGCAGTTCCACCCGCCGCGCCGCGGCAAAGCTTGAGGCCACACCGATGGAATGCAAGGTCGCGTCGTCATCGAGGAGACCCAACAGCAGCGACCCGACGCCGGCACCGTCCTTGTGAACCCGATAGCCGGCCACCACCACGTCTGCGGTGCGCTGGTGCTTGATCTTGAGGATCGAGCGCTTGTTTTGCAGGTACGGATCGCCGGTGGCCTTGGCCATCACTCCGTCGAATCCGGCGCCCTCGAATCGGGTGAACCAGTCGGCGGCCACGGTGCGGTCGGTGGTCGCCGGCGACAGGTGCAGCGGCGGCGACGTCGGGTCCATCACCGACTCCAGCAGCGCTCGGCGCTCGCCGAACGGTGTCGTCTGGTGGTCGGTGTCGCCGAGGGCGACGAGATCGAAGGCGACGAAGCTCGCCGGCGTCTCGACCGAGAGCTTGGCGATTCTCGATTCGGCCGGATGGATTCGTTGGCCGAGTGCGTCGAAATCGAGCCCACGTCCGGTGGCGACCACCACCTCGCCGTCGACCACGATTCGCTCGGGAAGCATCTCGCGTATCGGATCCATCAACTCGGGGAAGTACCGAGTCAGCGGCTTGTCGTTGCGGCTACCGAGCAGAACGTCGTCGCCATCGCGAAAGACGATGCAGCGAAACCCATCCCATTTCGGCTCGAACACGAAGCCGTGGTCCTCGCCGTCGGGAAGCGACGTTGCTGCCTTTGACAGCATGGGTCGAAAAGGGGGGACAACCGGCAACGTCATAGCGACATCGTGCCCGATGGATGGTGAGCAGCGACGGCGTTCAGTACGCGCTCCACCAGCCGTTGGGGATCGTCGTCGACGAAGAGCAACTCGAGGGTGGAGGGCGCCATGAGTCCGTCGGACGCCGCGCGCTGCATGAACTCGAGCAGCCGGTCATAGAAGCCGTTCACGTTCAACAACCCGAGGGCCTTGGGGTGCAGTCCGAGCGCCGCCCAGCACCACACCTCGAAAAGCTCCTCCATCGTCCCGATGCCGCCGGGAAGGACGAGAAACCCGTCGGCGCGCTCGAACATCTCCCGTTTCCGTTCGGGCATATCGCCGACGACGATCAATTCGGTCACGGCTTGATGCGCAACCTCGAGGTCGTAGAGGTGTTCGGTGATGACCCCGGTGACGCGACCGCCGGTGGCGAGGCACGCGTCCGCGATGTCGCCCATCAACCCGGAGCTGCCGCCGCCGTAGACGAGATCGGCTCCGGACTCGGCCACCGCTCGACCGGTGCGTCGGGCCATGTCGGAAAACGCCGGGTCCCCGCCGGGGCGCGACGCCAGGTAGGCGCAGAGTTGAGGACGTGACGTCTTGTTGGTCGAGGTCATGAGTCGCCACGGTAGCGATTCGGTGCGGTTTGGCGTTTCGCCGTAATCTCTCAAACCTATGGATCACTCGCTTGCCGAACGCGTCGACGACCTCCTCCGCCGCAAGGAAGAGGCCCGCCAACCCGGTTCCGAACGCTCGGTCGAGCGTCAACGTTCCCGGGGAAAGATGCTCGCTCGGGAACGGATCGAGTACCTCCTCGACGAGGGGTCGTTCCACGAACTCGATGGTCTTGCCCGCTCACGCTCGGCCTCTGCAACCGAACGCCCCTACACCGACGGTGTGGTGACCGGTTGGGGAACGGTCGAGGGGCGACAGGTCTTTGTCTTCTCACAGGACTTCACGCTGTTCGGCGGAGCGCTCGGTGAGGTCTACGCCGAAAAGATCCACAAGGTCATGGACATGGCGTTGAAGGTCGGAGCCCCCGTCATCGGGCTGAATGACGGCGCCGGCGCCCGTATTCAGGAAGGTTCGGTGTCGCTCGCCAGCTACGGCGGCATCTTCTATCGCAACGTGAAGGCCTCGGGGGTCACCCCGCAGATCTCGGTGATCATGGGCCCATGCGCGGGCGGCTCGGTGTACAGCCCGATCCTGACCGACTTCATCTTCATGGTCGACGAGACGTCGTACATGTTCATCACGGGTCCCGACGTCGTGAAGCAGGTCACCGGCGAGGACGTGAGCCAACAGGACCTCGGTGGCGCTCGGGTTCACAGCTCGAAGTCCGGTGTCGCTCAGTTCGTTTCCGCCGATGACAAGGGCGCCCTCGACGACGTTCGGTTCCTGCTCGGCTTCTTGCCCTCCAACAACCTGGAGGAAGCACCCCGGGTCGACACCGACGACCCCCACGACCGACTCGTGCCCGAGCTCATCGACATGATCCCCGCCTCGGCAAACCAGGCCTACGACATGCGTTCGGTGGTGGAGGCGATCGTCGATGACAACGAGTTTTTCGAGTACGCGCCGGCGTGGGCCCCTTCCATCATCTGCGGCTTTGCCCGCCTTGGCGGCCAGTCGGTTGGCATCGTCGGCAATCAGCCGATGGCGTTCGCCGGGGTGCTCGACATCGAGTCCTCCTCGAAGGCGGCGAAATTCGTTCGCACCTGCGACGCCTTCAATATTCCCCTCGTGACCTTCGTCGATGTCCCCGGCTTCCTGCCCGGCGTCGAGCAGGAACACAACGGCATCATCCGCCACGGGGCCAAGCTGCTGTACGCCTATTGCGAGGCAACCGTGCCCCGTATCTCGGTGATCACCCGCAAGGCCTATGGCGGCGCGTACGTCGTGATGGACTCCAAGTCGATCGGTTCGGATCTGTGTTTCGCTTGGCCGACCGCTGAGTTGGCGGTGATGGGCGCGGCTGGCGCGGTCGAGATCATCAACCGACGCGAGATCGCTGAGGCGGATGATCCAGTAGCCCGTCGCCAGGAACTCGTCGACGACTACACCGAGAACTTCTGCAACCCGTGGGAGGCGGCCGATCGCGGCTACATCGACGACGTGATCGACCCCACCGAGACCCGCATCAAGCTGATCGCCGGCCTGACGATGCTGCGCTCCAAGAGCGAGCAGCTTCCCCCTCGTAAGCACGGAAATATGCCGCTGTGATGTCCGGAACAACCGAGCCGACTTCGGCGCCCACCAATTCGACCATTACCCCGACCCCTACCGACGAGGAGGCCGCGGCGATCGCGGCCTGCCTCACGCTGTTCAGCGGGGCCGGGGCACCTGCCGATTCGAACGACGAGCCGTCGCGGTGGCGGTGGTCAGGGCGATGGTGGTCCAAGCCGGTGCCGCTGCGACGGCAACGGCCGTGGAAGTAGTTCGGCGACGAAGTTTCGCCAGGTTATTGGGCGTTTCGCGGCGATGGCAGGCGTGATCGCGCTACCGAAGGCCGTCGTGTTCGACTTCGACGGAACGATCGTCGACACCGAGACGCCACCGTTTCTCTGCGCCCGCAACGAGTTCGCTCGCCACGGCCTCGAGTTGACCCTGGAAGCCTGGCAGGTGCGGCTCGGCCGCACCGATCTCCCGCATTGGACCGAGTGGTTGGAACGGGCGGTGGGAACCCCGATCGATCGCGACGAGATCCGCAGTCGAGTACTGGAGGAGAAGAACCGGCTGACGGCGACACAGCCCGTTCGCGAGGGTGTGGTGGCGTTGATCGAACGGTGCCACGATCTCGGAGTCGCGGTCGCGGTCGCGTCGAGTTCCCAAGCGGAGTGGGTGCATCCTAATCTGCGGGCTCGGAACCTCTTCGATCACTTCGCGACGATCGTCACCCGCACCGATCGAATCCGTTCGAAGCCGGCCCCCGACTCGTATCGGCACGCGTGCGCGTTGCTCGGCGTGCATCCCGGTGATGCGTTGGCGATCGAGGATTCGCCCAATGGACTGCTCGCAGCGACCTCCGCAGGGGTGCGATGTGTGGTGGTGCCCAACGAAATGACACGGGGAATGGAGTTCACGACAGCCGAAGCTGTCGTGAACTCCTGTGCGGAGATCGCCTTCGCACGAGGTCGCTGAGGCCTATTCCTTGACAAGTTCGAGGCGCAGTTCCAACAGACCGGTGGGGCCGACCTGAGCGAACCCGTTCGAGGGGTCCTCGATTCCCCAGTCGGCGAAGGTGATCTCGTAGGTGGCCACGACGGTGATGACGCCGCCGACCCGCTTCGCTTGAAGTTCGAAGGTCACCGCTTTGGTGGTGTCTTTCAACGTGAGGTCACCGACCGCGTCGACGGTGATCTCCTCACCTTCCGCGGGCTCGGTGCCGAGTTCGATCGGCTCGGTCAGGACGAAGGTCGAGGTGGGGAAGCGATCGGTCTGCATCAGTCGCGTCTGGTATTGGTTGTCGCGCCGGTCGCTGTCGGAGGTGATCGATGCCATGTCGACGGAGAAATCGGCCTCGGTGATGGTCGTGCCGACGATGGACATCGCTCCGGTGACCTGATCGGTACGCCCCACCCCCTCGGTGCTTTGGCCGGCGAGGGTCTCGGCCACCCGGTATCCGGCGACGGTTTCGCCGCCGGGGATCCAGGTGCCGTCGAGGCTGCCGTCGAACTCGGCGGTCGTGTTTGAAGCCGGCGTGGTCGACGCCGGGCCGTCATCGCTCGAATCGTCCGCATCCGGCGTGGTGGTCGTCGAGGAGGCTTCGAGGGTGAGCGCTTCGGGTGCGTCCTCTTTGATCACGTTGATGTAGACCCAGACGCCTCCGACGACGAGGACGATGGCGGCGACTACGAGTCCGAGCACGGTTTTCAGCTTTCCCATGCGGCCCAACCCTAGGCGGTGTTGCTTGGAAAACCCTGGGCGCCACCTCTGATGTCACTCCATGCGAATGGCGGTCGTGCCAGCGTCGACCACCGCGGTCGCGTCGACCCTCGGGGCCGCCGCGGTCACGGTGGTATCGACGACCACGTACTCGGTGCGCCACTGCTGTGGGGTGATCGTGCAACGGCAGTACCCGTGGTCGACGACGTTGAGGTACTCGATGCCCTCGAATTTGACCTGCCCCAGCATCTCGGCTCCGCCGGGGAACGCGTCGATGAGGCTGTTCGAGGTGATCGAGGTGCCGACGAACTCGGTGGCGACGGGGATCCGGGCGAGTTCGGGGCCGGTGTGGAGGGTGCCGGCACCGGCGGAATGAATGTCGCCGGTGAGCACGACGACGTTGTCGATGTCGTGGTCGACGATCGTCGACAGCAATCGGTCGCGGGCCTGCGGGTAGCCGTCCCACTGATCGACATTGAGGACGATGTCGCCGATGACGAGCGAACTCATCACCGTCTGCTGTGCGAGCACCTTCCAGGTGGTGGTGGCCGCGGCGAGGCCCTCGCCGATCCACCGCTCCTGATCGGGTCCCAACATCGTTCGGTCCACCTCGAAGTCGGCACACTGCGCGCGGCTCGTGAGGATCTCGTCTCCGCACGGTTGGTCGTCGCGGTACTGGCGGCCGTCGAGGACGAAGAATTCGGCGAGCGTGCCGAATCGGATGCTGCGGTACAACTCGAGGGTCGGCCCGACCGGAGGCGGCACGCGAAGGGGTTGGTGTTCGTAGTACGCGGCGTAGGCGGCGGCGCGACGATTGGCGAACTCGGCGCCGGTGATGCCGTCCTGGCTCGTGTTGCCGGCGGTGTTGTTTTCGACCTCGTGATCGTCCCAGGTGACGATCCACGGAGCCGAGGCGCGGCTGCGCTGCAACGACTCGTCGGAGAGGTACAACTCGTAGCGGCTGCGGTATCCCCACAGATCCGTCGGTTCGTCGCCCTCGAAGGGGCGAAACGAGTCGGGGCTTCCGGCTGATTCATAGATGAAGTCCCCGAGGAAGAACACCGCGTCGGCCCGATCGGCGGCGATGGCGTCATGGGCCGTGTAGTAGCCGTGGGCGTAGTTCTGGCACGAGGCGAACACGATGTTGAGGCTGTCGAGTTGCTGGTCGTCGGCGGGTGCGGTCCTGGTTCGGCCGGTCGGGGACACGTAGTCGTCGACGCGAAAGCGGTAGAAGTACTCGGTGGCCGGGGCGAGGTCGGTGGCATCGAGATGGACCGAATAGCCCCACTGGGCGGTGGCCTCGACGATGCCGGATCCGATGATCTGCCCGAAGGCCTCGTCGACCGCCACCTCCCACGTGAGCGGAATGTCCACCAACTCCGAGGTGAGGGAGTCGCCGACGATGAGTCGGGTCCACAGGATCACCGAGGTAGGCGTCGGGTCGCCCGATGCCACGCCGAGCCGGAACGGATTCTCGGCGAGCCCGGCGGTCGCGACCTCGACGACCGTGGAGGGTTCGGGGGTGCCTCCGTCGACGCTGGTTTCCGAACGATCTCCGGACCGGCCGTCGTCGCTGCACGACACCACGACGGCGACGCTTCCGAGTCCGAGGGTCGTGAGGAAACGCCGGCGGTCGATCGGAGAGGCCATGGTGCGACGCTACTCATGGTGGGAACCACTTTTCTCGGAGCAAAGCGTCGCCTGTAGTCTTTGCCGTCAACGAAATTGGAGGCAGGCATGTCCGCAACGATCGTCGTCGGAACGCAGTGGGGCGACGAAGGCAAGGGCAAGTTCACCGACTTGATCGCCAAAGAAATGTCGATGGTGGTGCGCTACCAGGGCGGTCACAACGCGGGACATACGCTCGTCGTCGATGGCGAGACGTTCGCCCTGCAGCTCATTCCGTCGGGGGTCCTGTATCCCCACATCACGCCGGTGATCGGCAACGGTGTCGTCGTCGACCCGGTCGTCATGCTCGCCGAGATGGATAAGCTCACCGCGTCCGGGGTCGACTGCACGAAGCTGAAGGTGTCGGGCAATGCCCACGTCATCTTCCCGTACCACCAGGAGCTCGACCGCCTGATCGAACGGCACTTGGGCAAGAACAAACTCGGGACGACCAAACGGGGCATCGGCCCGACCTATGCCGACAAGGCCGCCCGCGTCGGAATCCGTCTGCAGGACCTGTTGGACGAGAAGATCTTCCGCGAGAAGCTCGCCAACGTCGTCGCTGAGAAAAACCTGGTTCTCGCCAAGATCTACAACCGGTTGGGCTTCGACGCCAACGAGCTCGCAGACCGGTATCTCTCCGAGGTCGTCCCGCGGATCCGTCCCCACATCGCCGACACCGTCTCGCTCGTTCACGAGGCGCTCGAGCGGGGCGACCACGTGTTGTTCGAGGGGGCCCAGGCGACGTTTCTCGACATCGACCACGGCACCTACCCCTACGTCACCTCGTCCAATCCGGTCGCCGGCGGTGCGTGTGTGGGCGCCGGAGTCGGTCCCCGTCACATCGATCGCGTCGTGGGCATCGCCAAGGCCTACGTGACCCGGGTGGGTTCGGGCCCGTTCCCGACCGAACTCGACAACGAGGTCGGCGAACGGCTGCGCGCGATCGGTCACGAATACGGGGTGAATACCAAGCGGCCCCGCCGCTGCGGCTGGTTCGACGCTCCGATGATGCGTCAGGCGGCACGGGTGAATTCGCTCAGCGAGATCGCGCTGACGAAACTCGACGTGTTGGACACCTTCGATTCGGTCAAGGTCTGTGTGGCTTATGAGATCGATGGGGAGCGGGTCGAGCATCTGCCGTACCATCAAAGCGACTTTCACGCCGCGACTCCGATCTACGAGGAGCTGCCGGGTTGGAAGACCGACCTGTCGGCGTTCACCCGCAAGGATCAGCTGCCCAAAGAGGCGCTCGACTACCTCAACTTCCTCGAGGCGCAGGTCGGCGTGCCGATCACGCTCGTGGGCACCGGACCCGGCCGCGACCAGTTCGTTCACTTCTCGGAGGCCTGACCTTCTCCGAGGCCTGACCCGCCCGGTTC
Coding sequences:
- a CDS encoding adenylosuccinate synthase, whose amino-acid sequence is MSATIVVGTQWGDEGKGKFTDLIAKEMSMVVRYQGGHNAGHTLVVDGETFALQLIPSGVLYPHITPVIGNGVVVDPVVMLAEMDKLTASGVDCTKLKVSGNAHVIFPYHQELDRLIERHLGKNKLGTTKRGIGPTYADKAARVGIRLQDLLDEKIFREKLANVVAEKNLVLAKIYNRLGFDANELADRYLSEVVPRIRPHIADTVSLVHEALERGDHVLFEGAQATFLDIDHGTYPYVTSSNPVAGGACVGAGVGPRHIDRVVGIAKAYVTRVGSGPFPTELDNEVGERLRAIGHEYGVNTKRPRRCGWFDAPMMRQAARVNSLSEIALTKLDVLDTFDSVKVCVAYEIDGERVEHLPYHQSDFHAATPIYEELPGWKTDLSAFTRKDQLPKEALDYLNFLEAQVGVPITLVGTGPGRDQFVHFSEA
- a CDS encoding alkaline phosphatase D family protein produces the protein MASPIDRRRFLTTLGLGSVAVVVSCSDDGRSGDRSETSVDGGTPEPSTVVEVATAGLAENPFRLGVASGDPTPTSVILWTRLIVGDSLTSELVDIPLTWEVAVDEAFGQIIGSGIVEATAQWGYSVHLDATDLAPATEYFYRFRVDDYVSPTGRTRTAPADDQQLDSLNIVFASCQNYAHGYYTAHDAIAADRADAVFFLGDFIYESAGSPDSFRPFEGDEPTDLWGYRSRYELYLSDESLQRSRASAPWIVTWDDHEVENNTAGNTSQDGITGAEFANRRAAAYAAYYEHQPLRVPPPVGPTLELYRSIRFGTLAEFFVLDGRQYRDDQPCGDEILTSRAQCADFEVDRTMLGPDQERWIGEGLAAATTTWKVLAQQTVMSSLVIGDIVLNVDQWDGYPQARDRLLSTIVDHDIDNVVVLTGDIHSAGAGTLHTGPELARIPVATEFVGTSITSNSLIDAFPGGAEMLGQVKFEGIEYLNVVDHGYCRCTITPQQWRTEYVVVDTTVTAAAPRVDATAVVDAGTTAIRME